A single region of the Vicia villosa cultivar HV-30 ecotype Madison, WI linkage group LG4, Vvil1.0, whole genome shotgun sequence genome encodes:
- the LOC131595635 gene encoding pleiotropic drug resistance protein 2-like isoform X1 — MEVETGEEDMVRAVSNGRVRKSFGELIQNSASFRERSVEEEPKWEALWRLPTYDRMRKVILKQVLENGEVKYEEVDITKLGGEEKKHILESIIKTAEVDNENFLQKMRDRIDRVGIEIPKIEVRFENLSVEGDAYDGTRALPTLINATLNIIEGLLSYIKILAFKKRVVKILKDVSGIVKPSRMTLLLGPPGSGKTTLLQALAGKMDKDLRVSGRVTYNGHELSEFVPQRTCAYISQYDLHHGEMTVRETLDFSGRCLGVGTRYDMLTELSRREKASAIKPDPEIDAFMKATSMEGQETSLVTDYILKILGLETCADILVGDEMRRGISGGQKKRLTTGEMLVGPAKALFMDGISTGLDSSTTFQIVRFMRQMVHIMDVAMIISLLQPAPETYNLFDDIVLLSEGEIVYQGPRENVLDFFQSVGFKCPERKGIADFLQEVTSRKDQEQYWFRRDIPYQYVSVPDFVTHFNNYRIGKQLREEIQVPFDSSKTHHAALVKEKYGIPKWELFKACFSREWLFMKRSYFVYIFKTFQITIMSIITMTVFFRTKMEHGQLEDGGKFYGALFFSLINVMFNGAAELAMTVNRLPVFFKQRDFLFYPAWAFALPIWVLRVPLSIVESVLWIVLTYYTIGFAPAPSRFFRQLLAFFCVNQMALSLFRFIAAIGRTRVVANTFASITILAVFVLSGFTVSRDDIGPWMIWCYYASPMMYGMTAISINEFLDKRWSTPNLDPRIDEPTVGKALLKARGIFTEDYWYWISIGALIGFSLLFNVCFILALTYLDPFRSSKSILVEQEDNRETTTTSSSVEKTTVEMTESSVSNVESFDVTTGVDMEVRNNTRSSIPKAAKNAKFRKGMVLPFQPLSLVFENVNYHIDMPNEMKKQGIEANRLQLLRNISGAFRPGILTALVGVSGAGKTTLMDVLAGRKTSGHIEGSISISGYHKNQATFARISGYCEQNDIHSPNITVYESLLFSAWLRLSKEVDIETRKMFIEEVIELVELHLVRNFLVGLPGIDGLSTEQRKRLTIAVELVANPSIIFMDEPTTGLDARAAAVVMRTIRNTVDTGRTVVCTIHQPSIDIFEHFDELLLLKTGGQVIYGGPLGRNSEKLIEYFEAITGIPKIEDGYNPATWMLEISSPVVESQLDIDFAELYNNSSLYEKSQELIKELSTPAPGTKDLYFPSKYSQPFLAQCNACFWKQYCSYWRNPQYNAIRFFITIVIGVLFGLIYWKKGDKIEKEQDLLNLVGAMYSSVIFLGASNTSSVQPIIAIERTVLYRERAAGLYSELPYAIGQIAIEVIYVAIQSLIYSTILYWMIGFQPQAENFFWFYFFIFMSFIYFTLYGMMTVALTPNHQIAAIVMSFFISFWNLFSGFLIPRTQIPIWWRWYYWASPVAWTIYGLVTSQVGDKDSPIEVPGYSLMTVKDYLERRLGFEHDFLGFVVLAHIAFCLLFLFVFAYGIKFLNFQKR; from the exons ATGGAAGTTGAAACGGGTGAAGAAGATATGGTGAGGGCAGTTAGTAATGGAAGGGTGAGGAAGAGTTTTGGAGAGTTGATCCAAAACTCGGCAAGCTTCCGTGAGAGAAGTGTCGAAGAGGAGCCGAAATGGGAGGCGTTGTGGAGGCTTCCGACATATGATAGAATgaggaaagtgattttgaagcaAGTTCTTGAAAATGGAGAAGTGAAGTATGAAGAAGTTGATATCACCAAGCTTGGAGGAGAGGAAAAGAAGCATATTTTGGAGAGTATAATAAAGACTGCTGAAGTAGACAATGAGAATTTTCTACAAAAAATGAGAGACAGAATTGATAG GGTAGGAATTGAGATTCCTAAGATAGAAGTCCGGTTTGAGAATTTATCAGTTGAAGGGGATGCATATGATGGAACCAGGGCCTTGCCAACACTAATCAATGCTACCCTCAATATAATAGAG GGACTTTTGAGTTACATCAAGATTTTGGCATTTAAGAAAAGGGTTGTCAAGATTCTCAAAGATGTTAGTGGAATTGTAAAACCATCAAG AATGACATTATTACTAGGACCTCCAGGTTCAGGAAAAACTACACTGCTTCAGGCACTTGCTGGAAAAATGGACAAGGATCTAAGG GTATCAGGAAGGGTGACTTACAATGGTCATGAATTGTCAGAATTTGTTCCTCAAAGAACTTGTGCTTATATTAGTCAGTATGATCTTCACCATGGAGAAATGACAGTGAGAGAGACGCTGGACTTCTCCGGACGCTGCTTAGGTGTTGGAACAAGGTATGATATGTTGACAGAATTGTCAAGACGAGAAAAAGCATCAGCTATCAAACCAGATCCTGAAATAGATGCTTTCATGAAAGCCACATCAATGGAAGGTCAAGAAACAAGTCTTGTTACAGATTATATTCTCAAG ATTCTTGGGTTGGAAACTTGTGCTGATATTTTGGTGGGAGATGAGATGAGAAGGGGCATATCAGGTGGACAAAAGAAGCGTCTAACCACCG GTGAGATGTTGGTAGGACCTGCAAAAGCGCTCTTTATGGATGGAATTTCAACTGGTTTGGATAGTTCTACAACCTTCCAAATTGTCAGGTTTATGAGGCAGATGGTTCATATCATGGATGTCGCTATGATAATCTCACTTCTTCAACCTGCACCAGAAACGTATAACCTTTTTGATGATATAGTATTACTTTCAGAAGGTGAGATTGTCTATCAAGGTCCCCGTGAGAATGTTCTCGATTTTTTTCAAAGTGTGGGCTTCAAATGCCCGGAAAGGAAAGGAATTGCAGACTTTTTACAAGAGGTAACTTCTAGGAAGGATCAAGAACAGTACTGGTTCAGAAGGGACATACCTTATCAATACGTTAGCGTGCCTGATTTTGTAACCCACTTCAACAATTACCGCATTGGTAAACAACTTCGTGAAGAGATTCAAGTTCCCTTTGATTCTAGTAAAACTCATCATGCTGCATTAGTGAAGGAAAAGTACGGAATCCCCAAATGGGAACTCTTCAAGGCATGTTTTTCAAGAGAATGGCTATTCATGAAGCGTAGctattttgtttatatatttaagaCTTTTCAGATTACTATCATGTCTATAATTACCATGACAGTATTTTTTAGAACAAAAATGGAGCACGGTCAACTTGAGGATGGGGGAAAATTTTATGGTGCACTGTTTTTCAGCCTTATCAATGTCATGTTCAATGGAGCGGCAGAACTTGCAATGACTGTTAACAGACTTCCTGTTTTCTTCAAGCAGAGAGATTTCTTATTTTATCCAGCATGGGCTTTTGCATTGCCCATTTGGGTACTCAGAGTTCCTCTCTCTATAGTAGAATCTGTATTATGGATCGTCCTTACTTATTATACTATTGGTTTTGCTCCAGCACCTAGTAG GTTTTTCCGTCAACTACTAGCATTCTTCTGTGTGAATCAAATGGCTCTATCCCTTTTCCGGTTCATTGCTGCAATCGGAAGGACAAGAGTTGTGGCTAACACATTTGCTTCCATAACTATTTTAGCTGTTTTCGTCCTAAGTGGATTTACGGTTTCAAGAG atgatattgggCCATGGATGATATGGTGCTACTATGCTTCGCCTATGATGTATGGAATGACTGCAATAAGCATCAATGAATTTCTAGACAAAAGATGGAGTACT CCTAATTTGGACCCTAGAATCGATGAACCCACAGTTGGGAAGGCATTACTTAAGGCCAGAGGCATATTTACAGAAGACTATTGGTATTGGATATCTATTGGTGCTCTTATAGGATTTTCTCTACTGTTCAATGTCTGTTTCATTCTCGCTCTAACTTACTTGGACC CATTCAGAAGCTCAAAATCTATCTTGGTGGAACAGGAAGACAATAGGGAAACCACGACGACATCCTCCTCAGTGGAAAAAACAACAGTAGAAATGACAGAAAGTTCAGTTTCAAATGTTGAATCATTTGATG TTACTACAGGTGTTGACATGGAAGTAAGAAACAACACGCGTAGCTCTATTCCTAAAGCTGCAAAGAATGCAAAATTCAGGAAGGGAATGGTGTTACCCTTTCAGCCTCTGTCACTTGTTTTTGAAAATGTGAATTATCATATCGATATGCCAAAT GAAATGAAGAAGCAAGGAATTGAAGCGAACAGACTCCAACTACTAAGAAACATAAGTGGTGCTTTTAGGCCTGGAATTTTAACAGCGTTAGTCGGTGTAAGTGGTGCTGGAAAAACAACTTTGATGGATGTTCTTGCAGGAAGGAAAACTAGTGGTCACATAGAAGGAAGTATCAGCATATCGGGTTATCACAAGAACCAAGCAACTTTTGCTCGGATTAGCGGTTATTGTGAACAAAATGATATTCACTCTCCTAATATTACAGTTTATGAATCGCTTCTGTTTTCTGCTTGGTTGCGGCTCAGTAAAGAGGTCGATATAGAAACACGAAAG ATGTTTATTGAGGAAGTTATAGAGCTAGTTGAGTTACATCTAGTGAGAAATTTCTTAGTCGGCCTTCCTGGAATAGATGGCTTATCAACTGAGCAGAGAAAGAGGCTTACCATTGCTGTAGAATTGGTTGCGAATCCTTCCATCATCTTTATGGATGAACCAACAACTGGTCTTGATGCTAGAGCTGCAGCTGTTGTTATGCGTACAATTAGAAACACAGTGGATACTGGGAGAACTGTTGTGTGCACAATTCATCAACCAAGCATTGATATatttgaacattttgatgag CTGCTTTTGTTGAAGACGGGTGGACAAGTGATATATGGTGGTCCTCTAGGTCGAAATTCTGAGAAACTTATCGAGTACTTTGAG GCTATTACAGGAATTCCAAAGATTGAAGATGGATATAATCCAGCTACGTGGATGCTGGAGATCAGTTCTCCTGTGGTTGAGTCTCAGCTTGATATAGATTTTGCGGAATTATACAATAACTCAAGCCTTTACGA AAAGAGCCAAGAACTTATCAAGGAACTATCTACACCAGCACCTGGAACAAAGGACCTTTACTTTCCATCTAAATACTCACAACCATTTCTTGCTCAATGCAATGCTTGCTTCTGGAAACAGTACTGCTCCTATTGGAGGAATCCGCAGTATAATGCCATCAGATTCTTCATCACAATAGTTATTGGTGTTTTGTTTGGACTTATTTATTGGAAAAAAGGAGATAAGAT AGAAAAGGAACAAGACCTTTTAAATCTTGTTGGCGCTATGTATTCCTCGgttattttccttggtgcatccAACACAAGCAGTGTGCAACCTATTATTGCAATAGAAAGAACAGTTCTCTACCGTGAAAGAGCAGCTGGATTGTACTCAGAACTGCCCTATGCAATTGGTCAG ATTGCGATTGAAGTAATTTATGTTGCAATTCAAAGTCTGATATACTCCACTATCCTCTACTGGATGATTGGGTTCCAACCACAAGCCgaaaacttcttttggttctactTCTTCATATTCATGTCCTTTATCTACTTCACGCTATATGGAATGATGACGGTGGCCCTGACACCAAACCACCAAATCGCTGCCATCGTGATGTCTTTTTTCATCAGTTTTTGGAACCTATTCTCTGGTTTTCTTATTCCAAGAACG
- the LOC131595635 gene encoding pleiotropic drug resistance protein 2-like isoform X2, with product MEVETGEEDMVRAVSNGRVRKSFGELIQNSASFRERSVEEEPKWEALWRLPTYDRMRKVILKQVLENGEVKYEEVDITKLGGEEKKHILESIIKTAEVDNENFLQKMRDRIDRVGIEIPKIEVRFENLSVEGDAYDGTRALPTLINATLNIIEGLLSYIKILAFKKRVVKILKDVSGIVKPSRMTLLLGPPGSGKTTLLQALAGKMDKDLRVSGRVTYNGHELSEFVPQRTCAYISQYDLHHGEMTVRETLDFSGRCLGVGTRYDMLTELSRREKASAIKPDPEIDAFMKATSMEGQETSLVTDYILKILGLETCADILVGDEMRRGISGGQKKRLTTGEMLVGPAKALFMDGISTGLDSSTTFQIVRFMRQMVHIMDVAMIISLLQPAPETYNLFDDIVLLSEGEIVYQGPRENVLDFFQSVGFKCPERKGIADFLQEVTSRKDQEQYWFRRDIPYQYVSVPDFVTHFNNYRIGKQLREEIQVPFDSSKTHHAALVKEKYGIPKWELFKACFSREWLFMKRSYFVYIFKTFQITIMSIITMTVFFRTKMEHGQLEDGGKFYGALFFSLINVMFNGAAELAMTVNRLPVFFKQRDFLFYPAWAFALPIWVLRVPLSIVESVLWIVLTYYTIGFAPAPSRFFRQLLAFFCVNQMALSLFRFIAAIGRTRVVANTFASITILAVFVLSGFTVSRDDIGPWMIWCYYASPMMYGMTAISINEFLDKRWSTPNLDPRIDEPTVGKALLKARGIFTEDYWYWISIGALIGFSLLFNVCFILALTYLDPFRSSKSILVEQEDNRETTTTSSSVEKTTVEMTESSVSNVESFDGVDMEVRNNTRSSIPKAAKNAKFRKGMVLPFQPLSLVFENVNYHIDMPNEMKKQGIEANRLQLLRNISGAFRPGILTALVGVSGAGKTTLMDVLAGRKTSGHIEGSISISGYHKNQATFARISGYCEQNDIHSPNITVYESLLFSAWLRLSKEVDIETRKMFIEEVIELVELHLVRNFLVGLPGIDGLSTEQRKRLTIAVELVANPSIIFMDEPTTGLDARAAAVVMRTIRNTVDTGRTVVCTIHQPSIDIFEHFDELLLLKTGGQVIYGGPLGRNSEKLIEYFEAITGIPKIEDGYNPATWMLEISSPVVESQLDIDFAELYNNSSLYEKSQELIKELSTPAPGTKDLYFPSKYSQPFLAQCNACFWKQYCSYWRNPQYNAIRFFITIVIGVLFGLIYWKKGDKIEKEQDLLNLVGAMYSSVIFLGASNTSSVQPIIAIERTVLYRERAAGLYSELPYAIGQIAIEVIYVAIQSLIYSTILYWMIGFQPQAENFFWFYFFIFMSFIYFTLYGMMTVALTPNHQIAAIVMSFFISFWNLFSGFLIPRTQIPIWWRWYYWASPVAWTIYGLVTSQVGDKDSPIEVPGYSLMTVKDYLERRLGFEHDFLGFVVLAHIAFCLLFLFVFAYGIKFLNFQKR from the exons ATGGAAGTTGAAACGGGTGAAGAAGATATGGTGAGGGCAGTTAGTAATGGAAGGGTGAGGAAGAGTTTTGGAGAGTTGATCCAAAACTCGGCAAGCTTCCGTGAGAGAAGTGTCGAAGAGGAGCCGAAATGGGAGGCGTTGTGGAGGCTTCCGACATATGATAGAATgaggaaagtgattttgaagcaAGTTCTTGAAAATGGAGAAGTGAAGTATGAAGAAGTTGATATCACCAAGCTTGGAGGAGAGGAAAAGAAGCATATTTTGGAGAGTATAATAAAGACTGCTGAAGTAGACAATGAGAATTTTCTACAAAAAATGAGAGACAGAATTGATAG GGTAGGAATTGAGATTCCTAAGATAGAAGTCCGGTTTGAGAATTTATCAGTTGAAGGGGATGCATATGATGGAACCAGGGCCTTGCCAACACTAATCAATGCTACCCTCAATATAATAGAG GGACTTTTGAGTTACATCAAGATTTTGGCATTTAAGAAAAGGGTTGTCAAGATTCTCAAAGATGTTAGTGGAATTGTAAAACCATCAAG AATGACATTATTACTAGGACCTCCAGGTTCAGGAAAAACTACACTGCTTCAGGCACTTGCTGGAAAAATGGACAAGGATCTAAGG GTATCAGGAAGGGTGACTTACAATGGTCATGAATTGTCAGAATTTGTTCCTCAAAGAACTTGTGCTTATATTAGTCAGTATGATCTTCACCATGGAGAAATGACAGTGAGAGAGACGCTGGACTTCTCCGGACGCTGCTTAGGTGTTGGAACAAGGTATGATATGTTGACAGAATTGTCAAGACGAGAAAAAGCATCAGCTATCAAACCAGATCCTGAAATAGATGCTTTCATGAAAGCCACATCAATGGAAGGTCAAGAAACAAGTCTTGTTACAGATTATATTCTCAAG ATTCTTGGGTTGGAAACTTGTGCTGATATTTTGGTGGGAGATGAGATGAGAAGGGGCATATCAGGTGGACAAAAGAAGCGTCTAACCACCG GTGAGATGTTGGTAGGACCTGCAAAAGCGCTCTTTATGGATGGAATTTCAACTGGTTTGGATAGTTCTACAACCTTCCAAATTGTCAGGTTTATGAGGCAGATGGTTCATATCATGGATGTCGCTATGATAATCTCACTTCTTCAACCTGCACCAGAAACGTATAACCTTTTTGATGATATAGTATTACTTTCAGAAGGTGAGATTGTCTATCAAGGTCCCCGTGAGAATGTTCTCGATTTTTTTCAAAGTGTGGGCTTCAAATGCCCGGAAAGGAAAGGAATTGCAGACTTTTTACAAGAGGTAACTTCTAGGAAGGATCAAGAACAGTACTGGTTCAGAAGGGACATACCTTATCAATACGTTAGCGTGCCTGATTTTGTAACCCACTTCAACAATTACCGCATTGGTAAACAACTTCGTGAAGAGATTCAAGTTCCCTTTGATTCTAGTAAAACTCATCATGCTGCATTAGTGAAGGAAAAGTACGGAATCCCCAAATGGGAACTCTTCAAGGCATGTTTTTCAAGAGAATGGCTATTCATGAAGCGTAGctattttgtttatatatttaagaCTTTTCAGATTACTATCATGTCTATAATTACCATGACAGTATTTTTTAGAACAAAAATGGAGCACGGTCAACTTGAGGATGGGGGAAAATTTTATGGTGCACTGTTTTTCAGCCTTATCAATGTCATGTTCAATGGAGCGGCAGAACTTGCAATGACTGTTAACAGACTTCCTGTTTTCTTCAAGCAGAGAGATTTCTTATTTTATCCAGCATGGGCTTTTGCATTGCCCATTTGGGTACTCAGAGTTCCTCTCTCTATAGTAGAATCTGTATTATGGATCGTCCTTACTTATTATACTATTGGTTTTGCTCCAGCACCTAGTAG GTTTTTCCGTCAACTACTAGCATTCTTCTGTGTGAATCAAATGGCTCTATCCCTTTTCCGGTTCATTGCTGCAATCGGAAGGACAAGAGTTGTGGCTAACACATTTGCTTCCATAACTATTTTAGCTGTTTTCGTCCTAAGTGGATTTACGGTTTCAAGAG atgatattgggCCATGGATGATATGGTGCTACTATGCTTCGCCTATGATGTATGGAATGACTGCAATAAGCATCAATGAATTTCTAGACAAAAGATGGAGTACT CCTAATTTGGACCCTAGAATCGATGAACCCACAGTTGGGAAGGCATTACTTAAGGCCAGAGGCATATTTACAGAAGACTATTGGTATTGGATATCTATTGGTGCTCTTATAGGATTTTCTCTACTGTTCAATGTCTGTTTCATTCTCGCTCTAACTTACTTGGACC CATTCAGAAGCTCAAAATCTATCTTGGTGGAACAGGAAGACAATAGGGAAACCACGACGACATCCTCCTCAGTGGAAAAAACAACAGTAGAAATGACAGAAAGTTCAGTTTCAAATGTTGAATCATTTGATG GTGTTGACATGGAAGTAAGAAACAACACGCGTAGCTCTATTCCTAAAGCTGCAAAGAATGCAAAATTCAGGAAGGGAATGGTGTTACCCTTTCAGCCTCTGTCACTTGTTTTTGAAAATGTGAATTATCATATCGATATGCCAAAT GAAATGAAGAAGCAAGGAATTGAAGCGAACAGACTCCAACTACTAAGAAACATAAGTGGTGCTTTTAGGCCTGGAATTTTAACAGCGTTAGTCGGTGTAAGTGGTGCTGGAAAAACAACTTTGATGGATGTTCTTGCAGGAAGGAAAACTAGTGGTCACATAGAAGGAAGTATCAGCATATCGGGTTATCACAAGAACCAAGCAACTTTTGCTCGGATTAGCGGTTATTGTGAACAAAATGATATTCACTCTCCTAATATTACAGTTTATGAATCGCTTCTGTTTTCTGCTTGGTTGCGGCTCAGTAAAGAGGTCGATATAGAAACACGAAAG ATGTTTATTGAGGAAGTTATAGAGCTAGTTGAGTTACATCTAGTGAGAAATTTCTTAGTCGGCCTTCCTGGAATAGATGGCTTATCAACTGAGCAGAGAAAGAGGCTTACCATTGCTGTAGAATTGGTTGCGAATCCTTCCATCATCTTTATGGATGAACCAACAACTGGTCTTGATGCTAGAGCTGCAGCTGTTGTTATGCGTACAATTAGAAACACAGTGGATACTGGGAGAACTGTTGTGTGCACAATTCATCAACCAAGCATTGATATatttgaacattttgatgag CTGCTTTTGTTGAAGACGGGTGGACAAGTGATATATGGTGGTCCTCTAGGTCGAAATTCTGAGAAACTTATCGAGTACTTTGAG GCTATTACAGGAATTCCAAAGATTGAAGATGGATATAATCCAGCTACGTGGATGCTGGAGATCAGTTCTCCTGTGGTTGAGTCTCAGCTTGATATAGATTTTGCGGAATTATACAATAACTCAAGCCTTTACGA AAAGAGCCAAGAACTTATCAAGGAACTATCTACACCAGCACCTGGAACAAAGGACCTTTACTTTCCATCTAAATACTCACAACCATTTCTTGCTCAATGCAATGCTTGCTTCTGGAAACAGTACTGCTCCTATTGGAGGAATCCGCAGTATAATGCCATCAGATTCTTCATCACAATAGTTATTGGTGTTTTGTTTGGACTTATTTATTGGAAAAAAGGAGATAAGAT AGAAAAGGAACAAGACCTTTTAAATCTTGTTGGCGCTATGTATTCCTCGgttattttccttggtgcatccAACACAAGCAGTGTGCAACCTATTATTGCAATAGAAAGAACAGTTCTCTACCGTGAAAGAGCAGCTGGATTGTACTCAGAACTGCCCTATGCAATTGGTCAG ATTGCGATTGAAGTAATTTATGTTGCAATTCAAAGTCTGATATACTCCACTATCCTCTACTGGATGATTGGGTTCCAACCACAAGCCgaaaacttcttttggttctactTCTTCATATTCATGTCCTTTATCTACTTCACGCTATATGGAATGATGACGGTGGCCCTGACACCAAACCACCAAATCGCTGCCATCGTGATGTCTTTTTTCATCAGTTTTTGGAACCTATTCTCTGGTTTTCTTATTCCAAGAACG